Proteins from a genomic interval of Nitrospina gracilis Nb-211:
- a CDS encoding hybrid sensor histidine kinase/response regulator — MSLKQKVNLCIIIVCIIFGLSFFFFILRFETVLQTRIGSELHDLTEGAMDAIDRSLFLRIEEVELQLLDMSTDRLFEQSNQKYASMSDREGFITKVNEAWENGLDTPEIRSILLNPLSREFENKIQFLNNKFKFYVFSEIFAVNRYGVVMGAYPRTADFYQADEAWYQRAVQSQSGLSFGDVHYDKNANAHILTISKKTTDDKGRFDGLVRAELNVKLFEEILDDVRKKSELKSLKYFLLNKNGETLVLGANGLAPKSASLAGSFGEKFPYWEKVQEALKTGRPFIYGDTRYGPSLTAFASSDGWQDFKGLGWNLVLMVDREEVLAPVSDLKTQLVGGLLLLALILAVSSGAFMRYTLRPIEHLTRQAEAISRGNWDIGLAVNSNDEVGQLARSFNRMATVIKKNQDELEEQVIEHTRRAFQAEKQAKEAKQMDDAKSLFLVNMSHEIRTPLNAILGYSQILRRGTNLTDDQIEKINMVYRSGDHLLALINDILDVSKIEARKENLDRHEFNLSHLINQLAEVTRVDCQQKDIQFRLEAFPLDEERWVWGDEGKIRRVLVKLLSNATKFTDRGGVLFRVTPKANEEFLFEIIDTGPGIPKEEYAFIFEPFHQGQAGRKKDGTGMGLTIAKRLVEIMDGQLKFETKLGKGTRFYFSLILLHAERKVNVDMMLEDMETQMAGSPLIQALLVDDNTANLDILKELISTLGAEVQMAEGGEEGLKLIESWKPDIIFLDQHMPGMTGSEMMKRIHDKYGKERFKIVMTTASTLTHQTKEFLKEGADAVLRKPVVYEELLTITRNLLKDKFAVEKPGPGTAPAKATKEAFPVKLDYQAITLPHALWSKLEYSARMGLFLDFEKHLSKLKGLGPKEAELADRLYKLSRLFESKKIQDILNKVRHDE; from the coding sequence ATGAGTCTAAAACAAAAGGTCAATCTATGTATCATCATTGTCTGCATCATATTCGGCCTATCCTTTTTTTTCTTCATCCTGCGCTTTGAAACGGTTCTCCAAACCCGCATCGGTTCCGAGCTTCATGATCTGACCGAAGGTGCCATGGACGCCATCGACCGCAGTCTTTTCCTGCGGATTGAGGAGGTGGAACTTCAACTCCTCGATATGTCCACCGATCGCTTGTTTGAACAGTCGAACCAGAAATACGCGTCCATGTCCGACCGGGAAGGTTTTATCACCAAGGTGAATGAAGCCTGGGAAAACGGATTGGACACCCCGGAAATCCGCAGTATTCTTCTCAACCCGCTCTCTCGCGAATTCGAAAATAAAATTCAGTTCCTGAACAATAAATTCAAGTTTTATGTGTTCAGCGAGATATTCGCAGTCAATCGCTACGGAGTCGTCATGGGAGCCTACCCGCGCACGGCCGATTTTTATCAGGCGGACGAAGCGTGGTACCAAAGAGCCGTCCAGAGTCAAAGCGGCCTTTCCTTCGGGGATGTCCACTACGATAAAAACGCCAATGCCCACATCCTGACTATTTCCAAAAAAACAACAGATGATAAAGGGCGGTTTGACGGGCTGGTCCGGGCAGAGCTGAATGTGAAGCTTTTTGAAGAAATTCTGGATGACGTGCGGAAAAAATCGGAACTGAAAAGCCTGAAATATTTTTTGCTCAACAAAAACGGAGAAACCCTGGTCCTCGGAGCCAATGGTTTGGCTCCAAAGTCCGCCAGCCTGGCCGGGAGTTTTGGGGAAAAGTTTCCCTATTGGGAGAAAGTGCAGGAAGCCCTGAAAACGGGCCGTCCCTTTATATATGGCGATACCCGGTACGGTCCTTCCCTGACCGCCTTTGCTTCTTCTGACGGCTGGCAGGATTTTAAAGGATTGGGATGGAACCTCGTCTTAATGGTGGACCGCGAGGAAGTGCTGGCGCCGGTCTCGGACTTGAAAACCCAGCTGGTGGGGGGACTTTTATTATTGGCCCTCATTCTGGCGGTCTCCAGTGGTGCCTTCATGCGCTACACCTTGCGGCCCATCGAACATCTGACCCGGCAGGCGGAAGCCATCAGCCGCGGTAACTGGGACATAGGGCTTGCGGTGAATTCCAATGACGAGGTGGGACAACTCGCGCGTTCCTTCAACCGCATGGCCACCGTGATCAAAAAAAATCAGGACGAACTGGAAGAACAGGTTATTGAGCACACGCGAAGAGCCTTCCAGGCGGAAAAACAGGCGAAGGAAGCGAAGCAAATGGACGACGCCAAAAGCCTGTTTCTGGTGAACATGAGCCACGAAATCCGGACGCCGCTCAATGCCATACTCGGTTACAGCCAGATCCTGAGACGTGGGACCAACCTCACTGACGATCAAATAGAAAAAATAAATATGGTGTACCGGTCCGGAGACCACCTCCTCGCGCTCATCAATGACATCCTGGACGTGTCCAAAATCGAAGCGCGCAAGGAAAACCTGGACCGCCATGAGTTCAACCTGTCCCACCTGATCAATCAACTGGCGGAGGTCACGCGCGTGGACTGCCAGCAGAAGGACATCCAGTTCAGGCTGGAAGCATTTCCCTTGGATGAAGAGCGGTGGGTGTGGGGGGACGAGGGAAAAATCCGCCGGGTGTTGGTCAAACTGCTGAGCAACGCCACCAAGTTCACCGACCGGGGTGGGGTGCTGTTCCGCGTCACGCCAAAAGCAAACGAAGAATTCCTGTTTGAGATCATCGACACCGGCCCCGGCATCCCGAAGGAGGAATACGCCTTCATTTTTGAGCCTTTCCACCAGGGCCAGGCCGGGCGTAAGAAAGATGGCACCGGCATGGGGCTCACCATCGCCAAAAGGCTGGTGGAAATCATGGACGGCCAACTTAAATTTGAAACCAAGCTCGGCAAGGGAACGCGGTTTTACTTTTCTCTAATCCTTCTGCATGCAGAAAGAAAAGTGAACGTCGACATGATGCTGGAAGACATGGAGACGCAGATGGCGGGCTCTCCCCTCATCCAGGCCCTGCTGGTGGACGATAACACCGCCAACCTGGATATTCTAAAGGAATTGATCTCCACTCTTGGCGCTGAGGTGCAAATGGCGGAGGGCGGAGAGGAAGGATTGAAACTGATCGAAAGCTGGAAGCCGGACATCATTTTTCTCGACCAGCACATGCCGGGCATGACCGGCTCCGAAATGATGAAACGGATTCATGACAAATACGGCAAGGAGCGATTCAAAATCGTCATGACCACTGCCTCCACCCTGACCCACCAGACCAAGGAATTTTTAAAGGAAGGTGCCGATGCGGTTTTAAGAAAGCCGGTGGTCTATGAGGAGCTTTTGACCATCACCCGGAATTTGTTGAAGGACAAGTTTGCGGTCGAGAAACCCGGTCCCGGAACTGCCCCCGCCAAAGCGACGAAAGAGGCTTTCCCCGTGAAGCTGGATTACCAGGCCATCACCCTCCCCCACGCCTTGTGGTCCAAGCTGGAATACAGCGCCCGTATGGGTCTGTTCCTGGACTTCGAAAAGCACCTCAGTAAATTGAAAGGCCTCGGACCCAAAGAGGCGGAACTCGCCGACCGCTTGTACAAGCTGAGCCGGCTGTTTGAGTCTAAAAAAATTCAGGATATCCTGAATAAAGTCAGACATGACGAATAA
- a CDS encoding response regulator, translating to MENATQFSDLEEAKGTGKARDTRMPTGLTWTVLAVCFFPLFLNLMGYDFGSKSVPLDPAVLSQLGPAELEERAIHSQSGAFMHTILEWSAIAAAIVVFVLALFNFYFNRDLTLPIIAMVFVCSGMVDAFHTLASDRLIEGKALATNLSPFTWAISRVFNAIILIAAVMLLMRSGHEKSTDQLKFLAGIGFIFALVAYSIIQYCASSTELPQTMFPDALFTRPWDVVPLTLYLFAGVYLLPRFYQRERTVFVHSVWVSMVAHILTQAYMAFGSEALFDNAFNVAHFLKIVAYLVPFAGLVLEYKSTLGTFVNTIKENEITLVQLQKAEALATHQGWVKTGISDLFEIMQKSQDLKVSAQQIISFMVKRLEIQMGAFYIVQENFLRFSAGYAYANPHSLKENFQFGEGYIGQAAVEMKTIQVREVPEDYFKIKSSLGEAPPKMLLFVPLISERKVVGVIELGSLQEIMGNHLEFVNQAAGAIAAKISLEIAQEKIKDALEETRAQAEELAQQQTELQESNHELEIQAQALKESEYKLVQQQEELQETNRQLEEQASLLETQKQEIEKKNALVNQKVKELEIASKYKSEFLANMSHELRTPLNSMLILSRLLMDNKDGNLSTKQEEFARTIHSSGNDLLNLINDILDLSKIESGNMEMVLEEVNLERVTETLKRNFQPLADDKELGFAIELDPTLPEAMICDAKHLEHILRNLLSNAFKFTEKGGITIHIRRPSSDIILANKKLRHESAIAFSVTDTGKGIQESKRVQIFEAFQQEDGTTSRKYGGTGLGLSITREFVRLMGGEIQLQSKVGEGSTFTVLLPEIVEQPVGILKTESAKGNGGNGRKSKKARTQSPGIQSTEVDDDRKEIRASDRTLLIIEDDLKFAKALKDMAHDKGFKCLIADDGENGILLAQQFQPSAIILDIGLPGIDGLMVMEKLKNHPDTKPIPVHFISAYDKDKEAMALGAIGFVKKPVTQEKIDEAFLRIEKVISKRIKNLLVVEDETIVQDEIKKLLDNGQTHVISASSAEEGLTVLEKSEVDCIVLDLHLGGISGFDFLEQIKKKKKFKNIPVIVYTGRELTPDEEVKLKRYSESIIIKGAHSLDRLIDEATLFLHKVAHPNEDSPTGSEGNSLDTKVYAGKKILIVDDDLRNVFALAHVLEEYDMNVVIAKHGKEALEQLGKNKDVNLVLMDIMMPEMDGYECMRHIRKIPEFKSLPIIALTAKAMKGDKQKCLEAGANDYLTKPVDINVLLNQIKVWVLHESER from the coding sequence ATGGAAAACGCAACTCAATTCTCTGATTTGGAAGAAGCAAAAGGCACGGGCAAAGCCCGGGACACACGCATGCCCACGGGGCTCACCTGGACTGTTTTGGCCGTGTGTTTCTTCCCGCTTTTTCTGAACCTGATGGGTTATGACTTTGGTTCCAAGTCCGTTCCCCTCGACCCAGCCGTGCTCAGCCAGTTGGGTCCCGCAGAACTTGAGGAAAGGGCTATCCACTCCCAATCCGGCGCGTTCATGCACACGATTCTGGAATGGAGTGCGATTGCCGCCGCCATTGTGGTTTTCGTTCTCGCCCTGTTCAATTTCTATTTCAACCGGGATTTGACCCTGCCCATCATCGCCATGGTCTTTGTGTGCTCGGGCATGGTGGATGCATTTCACACCCTGGCCTCGGACCGTTTAATTGAAGGTAAGGCTTTGGCCACCAACCTGTCTCCTTTCACCTGGGCCATATCCCGCGTCTTCAATGCCATCATCCTGATCGCCGCAGTGATGCTGTTGATGCGGTCCGGCCACGAGAAAAGCACGGACCAATTGAAGTTTCTTGCGGGCATTGGGTTTATCTTCGCGCTGGTGGCGTATTCCATCATCCAGTATTGCGCCTCCAGCACGGAGCTTCCGCAGACCATGTTTCCGGACGCCCTGTTCACCCGGCCCTGGGATGTGGTGCCGTTAACCCTTTATCTGTTTGCGGGAGTTTACCTGCTCCCCCGTTTCTATCAGCGGGAGAGGACGGTTTTTGTCCATTCGGTGTGGGTCAGCATGGTTGCCCATATCCTCACCCAGGCGTACATGGCTTTTGGTTCGGAAGCGCTGTTCGACAATGCCTTCAACGTGGCCCACTTCCTGAAGATCGTCGCTTACCTGGTTCCATTTGCAGGACTCGTGCTGGAATACAAAAGCACGCTGGGCACGTTTGTGAATACCATCAAGGAAAATGAAATCACCCTGGTGCAGTTGCAGAAAGCCGAAGCGCTGGCCACTCACCAGGGATGGGTGAAGACGGGCATTTCCGATCTGTTTGAAATCATGCAAAAATCGCAGGACCTCAAGGTATCCGCCCAGCAAATCATAAGCTTTATGGTGAAACGGCTGGAAATCCAGATGGGAGCGTTCTATATCGTGCAGGAAAACTTTTTAAGATTTTCCGCCGGATACGCTTACGCCAACCCGCACAGTTTGAAGGAAAATTTTCAGTTTGGGGAGGGATACATAGGCCAGGCCGCCGTGGAGATGAAAACCATTCAGGTCAGAGAAGTTCCCGAGGACTATTTCAAGATCAAATCCAGCCTGGGCGAAGCCCCTCCCAAAATGCTCCTCTTTGTCCCGTTGATTTCCGAAAGAAAAGTGGTCGGGGTCATCGAGCTAGGGTCATTACAGGAAATCATGGGCAACCACCTGGAGTTTGTGAATCAGGCGGCAGGGGCCATTGCCGCCAAGATTTCCCTGGAGATCGCGCAGGAGAAAATCAAGGACGCACTGGAGGAAACCCGGGCCCAGGCCGAGGAACTGGCTCAACAGCAAACGGAACTCCAAGAATCCAATCATGAGTTGGAAATCCAGGCGCAGGCGCTCAAGGAATCCGAATACAAACTCGTGCAGCAACAGGAAGAGCTTCAGGAAACCAATCGGCAACTCGAAGAGCAGGCCTCTCTGTTGGAAACCCAGAAACAGGAAATCGAAAAGAAGAACGCACTGGTCAACCAGAAAGTCAAGGAACTGGAAATCGCGAGCAAGTACAAGTCCGAGTTCCTCGCCAACATGTCGCACGAGTTGAGGACCCCTCTCAACAGCATGCTCATTCTGTCCCGCCTGCTTATGGACAACAAGGACGGCAACCTCTCCACCAAGCAGGAGGAGTTTGCAAGAACCATTCACAGTTCCGGCAACGATCTGTTGAACCTGATCAACGACATCCTCGACCTGTCGAAGATCGAATCCGGCAACATGGAAATGGTTCTGGAAGAGGTGAATCTCGAAAGAGTGACGGAAACCCTGAAGCGCAACTTCCAGCCGCTGGCCGACGACAAGGAACTGGGATTTGCCATCGAACTCGATCCCACGCTTCCGGAAGCCATGATCTGCGACGCCAAGCATCTGGAACACATCCTGCGCAACCTGCTTTCCAATGCGTTCAAGTTCACGGAAAAAGGAGGCATCACCATTCATATCCGGCGCCCCTCTTCGGACATCATACTGGCAAACAAAAAACTGCGTCACGAATCCGCCATTGCCTTCAGTGTCACCGATACAGGCAAAGGCATTCAGGAATCCAAGCGGGTGCAGATATTTGAAGCCTTTCAGCAGGAAGACGGCACCACCAGCCGCAAGTACGGCGGCACCGGGCTGGGCCTGTCCATCACCCGCGAGTTCGTCCGCCTGATGGGCGGCGAAATTCAGTTGCAAAGCAAGGTGGGCGAAGGCTCCACCTTCACCGTCCTTCTGCCGGAGATAGTCGAACAGCCGGTTGGCATTTTAAAAACAGAATCAGCAAAGGGTAATGGCGGCAATGGACGCAAGTCCAAAAAGGCCCGAACCCAAAGCCCGGGCATCCAATCGACCGAAGTGGACGACGACCGCAAGGAAATCCGCGCCTCGGACCGCACTCTTCTCATCATCGAAGACGACCTGAAGTTTGCCAAAGCTCTAAAAGACATGGCACACGATAAGGGGTTCAAATGCCTCATCGCTGACGATGGAGAAAACGGCATCCTTCTGGCCCAGCAGTTTCAGCCCTCGGCTATCATCCTGGACATCGGCCTCCCCGGCATCGATGGCCTGATGGTCATGGAGAAATTGAAAAACCATCCCGACACCAAGCCCATCCCCGTCCATTTCATATCCGCTTACGACAAAGATAAGGAAGCCATGGCGTTGGGGGCGATCGGCTTCGTGAAGAAACCGGTCACACAGGAAAAAATCGACGAGGCATTTTTACGCATTGAAAAAGTGATTTCCAAGCGGATCAAGAACCTGCTCGTGGTCGAGGACGAGACCATCGTTCAAGATGAAATAAAAAAATTGCTGGACAACGGCCAAACCCACGTCATCTCCGCGAGCTCGGCGGAAGAGGGTTTGACGGTCTTGGAGAAAAGTGAGGTGGATTGCATTGTCCTTGACCTGCACCTGGGAGGGATCTCCGGCTTTGATTTTCTTGAACAGATAAAAAAGAAAAAAAAGTTCAAGAATATCCCGGTGATCGTGTACACCGGCCGGGAATTGACGCCTGATGAAGAAGTGAAGCTCAAGCGGTATTCGGAAAGCATCATCATCAAAGGAGCCCATTCGCTCGACCGCCTCATCGATGAAGCCACCCTGTTCCTCCATAAAGTCGCACACCCGAATGAGGACAGCCCCACCGGGTCGGAAGGGAATTCCCTCGATACCAAAGTGTATGCCGGAAAAAAAATCCTCATTGTCGATGACGACCTGCGGAACGTTTTCGCCCTGGCGCACGTTCTGGAGGAATACGACATGAATGTGGTCATCGCCAAACACGGCAAGGAAGCGCTGGAGCAACTCGGCAAAAACAAGGATGTGAACCTCGTCCTGATGGATATCATGATGCCCGAGATGGATGGTTACGAATGCATGCGGCATATTCGCAAAATTCCGGAATTCAAAAGCCTGCCCATCATCGCGCTGACAGCCAAGGCCATGAAGGGCGACAAACAGAAATGCCTGGAGGCGGGAGCTAACGACTATCTGACCAAGCCCGTGGATATAAACGTTCTTCTAAACCAAATCAAAGTTTGGGTCCTGCATGAAAGCGAACGCTGA
- a CDS encoding CheR family methyltransferase — translation MKANAENTQFLSEEEFNENLELWALLEVIYQKYGYDFRNYNYSSIRRQLKRRMEVEKIDSISQIQHLILNDKKLFHKVISDFYINVTELFRDPAFFKSIRNRVVPLLKSYPSIKIWHAGCGTGQEVYSLAILLQEENLFERTHIYATDVNGEALQKAREGIYPVGLIKENAHNYLESGGMESLSKYCTVNYGNVIMNGELRKHISYFDHNLATDSSIGEMNLIFCRNVLIYFNNELKRRAVSVFWESLCHKGFFCAGANERLLGEENEAMFEVFDEKNKIYRKREAA, via the coding sequence ATGAAAGCGAACGCTGAAAACACACAATTCCTTTCCGAAGAGGAATTCAATGAAAATCTCGAGTTGTGGGCCCTGCTTGAAGTGATTTACCAGAAGTACGGGTACGATTTCCGCAACTACAATTACAGTTCCATTCGCCGTCAGTTGAAGCGCCGCATGGAAGTGGAAAAAATCGACTCCATTTCCCAGATACAGCACCTCATCCTGAATGACAAGAAACTCTTTCATAAAGTCATTTCGGATTTTTATATCAATGTAACCGAACTGTTCCGGGACCCCGCGTTTTTCAAATCAATACGCAATCGCGTGGTGCCTCTCCTCAAATCGTATCCGTCGATCAAAATCTGGCACGCAGGTTGTGGCACCGGCCAGGAAGTTTATTCCCTGGCCATATTGCTTCAGGAGGAAAACCTGTTTGAGCGGACACACATTTATGCCACCGACGTCAACGGCGAAGCCTTGCAAAAGGCCCGGGAAGGCATCTATCCGGTGGGACTGATCAAGGAGAACGCCCACAACTACCTGGAATCCGGAGGAATGGAAAGCCTTTCCAAATACTGCACCGTCAATTACGGCAACGTCATCATGAATGGGGAACTCAGAAAGCACATTTCTTATTTCGACCACAATCTGGCCACCGACAGTTCCATCGGCGAAATGAATCTGATCTTTTGCCGGAACGTTCTTATTTACTTCAACAACGAATTGAAGAGGAGAGCCGTCAGTGTCTTCTGGGAATCTCTTTGCCATAAAGGATTTTTCTGTGCAGGCGCCAATGAGCGCCTGCTTGGCGAAGAAAACGAAGCGATGTTTGAAGTGTTCGACGAAAAGAACAAGATTTATAGAAAGAGAGAAGCGGCTTGA
- a CDS encoding response regulator encodes MNTDKNDDRPYILIVDDVEANLVALESLLEEEKCRIVRADSGKEALAKVLEHDFALILLDVQMPNMDGYEAASLIRGIEKTRYIPIIFITASSKEEPFVFKGYQRGAVDYLYKPLNPLILNSKVRVFLDLHKQKKLIQNQAKNLKGQVEEMEQLKNLADRANKAKSEFLSAMNHEIRTPLNAIFGYAQIMKLDEMNLTPRQRNGVEGIYRAGQHLMRLIDNVLDLAKIEAGRMTVDAQEFDLVEILLDITVMFESVCKTNNIDFFIEGLPMDQPCWVLGDDQKLRQVLINLIGNATKFTEKGGISLKVKHLGNCQFQFGVKDTGRGIPKEKQALIFEPFCQTELGQSKGGTGLGLAISKRFIELMGGQMKLISEENKGSCFYFTIPLQAAESKPKTHGIFETLRYKLPTGCSVRALIVDDIPDNVEVLSQLLIELGLDVRSAENGQEAIESATVWKPDIVFMDYQMPVMNGFEAAKEIRALYGDESVKIILLSASVLSHEKEDLLKENIHNGFLSKPFMQREIVTILEQLLDIKFDTQNV; translated from the coding sequence ATGAATACCGATAAGAACGATGATCGCCCCTACATTCTTATTGTGGACGATGTGGAAGCCAACCTGGTGGCATTGGAAAGCCTCCTGGAAGAAGAGAAATGCCGTATCGTCCGCGCCGACTCGGGAAAAGAAGCGCTGGCAAAAGTATTGGAACACGACTTTGCCCTCATCCTTCTCGACGTTCAAATGCCCAACATGGACGGTTATGAAGCCGCTTCCTTGATCCGCGGCATCGAGAAAACCCGCTACATCCCGATCATTTTCATCACCGCTTCCAGCAAGGAAGAACCCTTTGTCTTCAAGGGGTACCAGCGCGGCGCGGTTGACTACCTTTACAAACCGCTCAATCCACTCATCCTCAACAGCAAAGTTCGGGTATTTCTGGATCTGCACAAACAAAAAAAATTGATCCAGAATCAGGCAAAAAACCTGAAAGGGCAGGTGGAGGAGATGGAGCAATTAAAGAATCTTGCCGACCGCGCCAATAAGGCCAAGTCGGAGTTTCTCTCCGCTATGAATCATGAAATCCGCACCCCGTTGAACGCCATCTTCGGTTACGCGCAGATCATGAAGCTTGATGAAATGAACCTCACTCCCCGTCAGCGCAATGGAGTCGAAGGCATTTACCGCGCCGGACAACATCTGATGCGGCTGATCGACAACGTCCTCGACCTTGCAAAGATCGAAGCCGGCAGGATGACGGTCGATGCCCAGGAATTCGACCTCGTCGAAATTCTTCTCGACATCACCGTTATGTTCGAATCGGTCTGCAAGACGAACAACATCGACTTTTTCATAGAAGGACTCCCAATGGACCAGCCCTGCTGGGTGCTTGGAGACGATCAGAAACTGCGGCAGGTTTTGATCAACCTCATAGGCAACGCCACCAAGTTCACCGAGAAAGGTGGAATCAGCCTGAAGGTAAAGCATCTCGGAAACTGCCAATTTCAATTTGGCGTCAAGGACACCGGGAGGGGCATCCCAAAAGAAAAGCAGGCGCTGATCTTCGAACCGTTCTGCCAAACCGAACTGGGGCAGTCGAAAGGCGGGACCGGACTCGGCCTGGCCATTTCTAAAAGGTTCATTGAGTTGATGGGCGGCCAAATGAAGCTCATCTCGGAAGAAAACAAAGGAAGCTGTTTTTATTTCACTATCCCGCTCCAGGCCGCCGAATCCAAACCCAAAACCCACGGCATCTTTGAGACCCTCCGTTACAAGCTACCCACGGGATGCAGTGTGAGAGCCCTCATTGTCGATGACATTCCAGATAACGTCGAAGTCCTTTCCCAGCTCTTGATCGAGTTGGGCCTGGACGTCAGATCTGCGGAGAATGGACAAGAAGCCATCGAATCCGCAACGGTATGGAAACCGGATATTGTTTTCATGGACTACCAGATGCCCGTCATGAACGGATTCGAAGCCGCCAAGGAAATCCGGGCCCTGTACGGGGATGAATCCGTAAAGATCATCCTGCTTTCGGCCTCAGTGCTTTCCCACGAGAAAGAGGACCTTCTTAAGGAAAACATCCACAACGGGTTTCTCTCCAAACCCTTCATGCAAAGGGAAATCGTCACCATCCTCGAACAGCTTCTCGATATCAAGTTCGATACCCAGAACGTATAA
- a CDS encoding thiol-disulfide oxidoreductase DCC family protein encodes MTTRPAKANEQPPIIFFDGVCGLCNRFVDFLIRKDRAEEFRFSPLQGETARQVLGAPGETSMDSVVLVEGDRVFVKSTAALRIFRRLGGVWSLLWIFRWVPVPIRDGIYEWIAKNRYRLFGKKENCRIPSPEERARFLD; translated from the coding sequence ATGACAACCAGACCCGCAAAAGCAAACGAACAACCACCCATCATCTTTTTCGACGGCGTGTGTGGGCTGTGCAACAGGTTTGTGGATTTTCTTATACGCAAGGACCGGGCAGAGGAGTTCCGCTTCTCTCCCTTGCAGGGTGAAACCGCACGCCAGGTGCTGGGTGCGCCTGGAGAGACCTCAATGGACAGTGTCGTGCTGGTGGAAGGGGACCGCGTCTTCGTGAAATCCACGGCGGCGTTGCGCATCTTCCGCCGCCTTGGGGGTGTCTGGTCGTTGCTGTGGATTTTCCGGTGGGTGCCCGTCCCTATTCGTGACGGAATTTACGAATGGATCGCGAAGAACCGCTACCGCCTGTTCGGGAAAAAAGAAAACTGCCGCATTCCGTCTCCAGAAGAACGCGCCCGGTTTCTCGATTGA
- a CDS encoding class I SAM-dependent methyltransferase: protein MTKSVAHTTYEEYRPSGVDQGCFEHICHGRVLEIGFGSGALLKSLKEVGNEVHGVDAGRDIVNHARAQGFDVSLVDVSEQDLPFGTDHFDAVYCYETFEHLTNPHRMVSEVRRVLKPGGAFYFSVPTQEGTMGYGACRHAFVYPGLLEKKNLERFLMQMYFRVNKEYEMNTGLIVHRFYGLTNCKREDLPDIMEVIVGDYRVSELYKHVLTPDRLQEEVQIEIDGYMRGIDWFLKWPDGLEPAIGIGCHLCESYKGFPSLYMQLFERFYERGRSEAGFSFLEMMLADCELPESSRERTRALLNSLNSTPALV from the coding sequence ATGACCAAGTCCGTCGCCCATACCACTTACGAGGAATACCGGCCCAGCGGGGTCGATCAGGGTTGTTTTGAACACATCTGCCACGGTCGCGTGCTGGAGATCGGTTTCGGCTCCGGAGCCCTGCTGAAAAGTCTGAAAGAAGTGGGCAACGAGGTGCACGGGGTGGATGCGGGACGCGATATTGTGAATCACGCCCGTGCGCAGGGATTCGATGTTTCCCTGGTGGATGTGAGCGAGCAGGATTTGCCGTTTGGGACGGATCATTTTGATGCGGTGTATTGCTACGAAACTTTCGAGCACCTGACCAATCCGCACCGCATGGTGTCCGAAGTGCGGCGGGTGTTGAAACCGGGCGGGGCTTTTTATTTTTCCGTGCCGACGCAGGAAGGTACCATGGGCTACGGCGCCTGCCGGCATGCCTTTGTGTATCCGGGGTTGTTGGAGAAAAAGAATCTGGAACGGTTTTTGATGCAGATGTATTTCCGCGTGAATAAGGAGTATGAGATGAACACCGGTCTCATCGTCCACCGGTTTTACGGGTTGACCAATTGCAAGCGGGAAGACCTGCCGGATATCATGGAGGTCATCGTCGGCGATTACCGCGTTTCTGAGTTGTACAAGCATGTGCTGACCCCAGACCGGCTTCAGGAAGAAGTGCAGATCGAGATCGATGGTTATATGAGAGGAATCGACTGGTTCCTGAAATGGCCGGATGGCCTGGAGCCCGCTATCGGAATCGGCTGTCACCTCTGCGAGTCCTACAAGGGTTTTCCGTCCTTATACATGCAACTGTTCGAACGTTTCTATGAAAGGGGAAGGTCGGAGGCGGGTTTTTCTTTTCTGGAAATGATGCTGGCCGACTGCGAGCTCCCCGAAAGCTCGCGCGAACGAACGAGGGCCCTCCTCAATTCCTTGAACTCCACGCCAGCCCTGGTTTGA